From one Flavobacterium kingsejongi genomic stretch:
- the tatA gene encoding twin-arginine translocase TatA/TatE family subunit gives MTALNVFLGIIGGSEWILIAIVILLLFGGKKIPELMKGLGNGMKEFKNATKEDTPPTSAHSQNKDENKL, from the coding sequence ATGACTGCATTAAACGTATTTTTAGGAATTATTGGTGGATCAGAATGGATTCTGATCGCTATAGTAATTTTATTACTTTTTGGAGGTAAGAAAATTCCGGAATTAATGAAAGGATTAGGAAATGGGATGAAGGAGTTTAAAAATGCTACCAAAGAAGATACTCCTCCTACGTCAGCGCATTCTCAAAATAAAGACGAGAATAAATTATAA
- a CDS encoding LTA synthase family protein — protein sequence MRRLAYLKPLLNFLAIGLLITTLSRIILFFIFKERVIQTENYWHIFPIGLRMDLILLCYLSLLPLVLLTFVPNTYRKYSNKFLGFYCILFLFLILFMELATPDFIHQYDTRPNRIFLDYLIYPREVVGMLLKSYLVSIIITFIILGLALYFAIKKAPKLFHAPESGFKYRLILFPFVLFFVFFGARSSLTSKRPINASNAVFSTDQLTNCLGLNSFYTVAFAAYSLKNEGNTKMYGKMDADEATARVKKYMDVAPSDYTDADLPFLHIQNPDSLREQPYNLVIFLQESLGAEYVGALGGKPLTPEFDKLTKEGLLFTNLYCTGTRSVRGIEAVVTGFLPSPSESVVKLGNSQQGFFTLADALKRKGYQTSFIYGGMANFDNMASFFNGNGFEDIIDQEDFDSDGAKYAFKGTWGYSDEDLAVKANNYFKSKGNKPFFSLMFSTSNHEPFEFPAGRIALYDKKPATVNNAMKYADFAIGKFFELAKKEAYFKNTIFIVIADHNTRTYGNNLVPVNKFHIPALIIGPQVPQGKKYSKLSSQIDIPPTLLAMIGAQFETPMVGRNLAKLPEATTGRSIMQFNDINAFRVGNQVIIMQPNLEPLQFELKNDTVFVPVKVDPELARDALAHVITAGNLYKDGKYKLRDPKAKR from the coding sequence ATGAGAAGATTAGCGTACCTCAAACCCTTGCTTAACTTTCTGGCTATCGGTTTATTAATTACTACCCTAAGCAGGATTATCCTATTTTTTATTTTTAAGGAAAGGGTAATACAGACGGAAAATTACTGGCATATTTTTCCAATTGGACTTCGTATGGATTTGATTTTATTGTGTTATTTGTCGTTACTGCCTTTAGTATTGCTGACATTTGTACCCAATACCTATCGTAAATACAGCAATAAGTTCTTAGGATTTTATTGTATCCTGTTCCTGTTCCTGATTTTATTTATGGAATTGGCCACACCAGATTTTATACATCAGTACGATACACGCCCCAATCGTATTTTCCTGGACTACCTCATCTATCCCCGTGAAGTGGTGGGTATGCTATTAAAAAGTTACCTGGTTTCTATCATTATTACGTTTATCATTTTAGGACTTGCCCTGTATTTTGCCATTAAAAAAGCACCTAAGCTTTTTCATGCTCCGGAATCCGGTTTTAAATATCGGTTGATACTATTTCCATTCGTACTGTTCTTTGTATTTTTTGGAGCACGTTCCAGCCTGACCTCCAAACGGCCAATCAATGCGAGTAATGCTGTTTTCTCTACCGACCAGCTTACCAATTGCCTTGGGCTGAATTCATTTTATACTGTGGCTTTTGCAGCGTATTCACTTAAAAATGAAGGCAACACCAAAATGTATGGTAAGATGGACGCTGATGAAGCAACTGCAAGAGTAAAAAAATATATGGATGTGGCGCCTTCGGATTATACCGATGCTGACCTTCCTTTCCTGCACATTCAAAATCCGGATAGTCTACGGGAACAGCCTTATAATTTGGTGATCTTCCTGCAGGAAAGCCTGGGTGCGGAATATGTAGGTGCTTTAGGCGGTAAGCCACTCACCCCGGAATTTGATAAACTGACCAAAGAAGGATTGTTGTTTACCAACTTATATTGTACCGGAACCCGAAGCGTAAGAGGAATCGAGGCTGTAGTGACCGGTTTCCTGCCTTCTCCTTCCGAAAGTGTCGTAAAGTTGGGTAATTCCCAGCAAGGTTTTTTTACGCTCGCAGATGCGCTTAAACGCAAGGGCTACCAAACGAGTTTTATTTATGGCGGAATGGCGAACTTTGATAACATGGCTTCGTTTTTTAATGGTAATGGTTTTGAAGATATTATCGACCAGGAAGATTTTGACAGTGATGGCGCTAAATATGCTTTTAAAGGCACCTGGGGCTATTCTGATGAAGACCTGGCGGTAAAGGCAAACAACTATTTTAAATCAAAAGGAAACAAACCTTTCTTCTCCCTGATGTTTTCGACTTCCAACCACGAACCGTTTGAATTTCCTGCCGGTCGGATTGCATTGTATGATAAAAAACCAGCAACTGTAAACAATGCGATGAAATATGCTGATTTTGCTATTGGCAAATTCTTTGAACTGGCTAAGAAAGAAGCCTATTTTAAAAATACTATTTTTATTGTCATTGCCGATCATAACACCAGAACCTATGGTAATAACTTGGTACCGGTTAATAAGTTTCATATTCCGGCATTGATTATCGGGCCTCAGGTACCTCAGGGTAAAAAATACAGTAAACTAAGCAGTCAGATTGATATTCCTCCAACCTTATTGGCAATGATAGGGGCACAATTTGAAACGCCTATGGTAGGAAGGAATCTTGCGAAATTACCGGAAGCTACTACAGGAAGATCGATTATGCAATTTAATGATATCAATGCATTCCGGGTGGGCAACCAGGTGATTATCATGCAGCCAAATCTGGAACCGCTACAATTTGAATTGAAAAATGATACGGTATTTGTCCCGGTTAAAGTAGATCCTGAATTGGCAAGGGATGCTTTGGCCCATGTGATCACTGCAGGCAATCTGTATAAAGATGGGAAATATAAACTGCGCGATCCTAAAGCGAAGCGATAA
- a CDS encoding Tex family protein translates to MNNIDFISKQVPTAVGNIQNTLQLFSEDCTIPFIARYRKDRTGNLDEVVIEQIYKLQKEYDILTKRKEAILKSITERGSLTEELGRKIQASFDLNELEDFYLPFKKKKKTKADTARENGLEPLAKIIMSQNGDDLDHAAARYINDTVVNEDEALQGARDIVAEWINENSYVRKQLRRLYQRKASVTTKVVKAALEEEKAKKFEQYFDWSEGLQRAPSHRLLAMFRAENEGYIKLKVAVEKEEALELITQVIVKNPKNKSVHLEQAMEDSYKRLLVPAITNEVLQEAKAKADATAIQVFAGNLGQLLLAPPLGEKRILAIDPGFRTGCKVVCLDEKGDLLYNETIFPHAPQNETAMAMKKIRSMVNSYKIDAISIGNGTASRETEFFIKKIAFDKPLQVFVVSEAGASIYSASKIARDEFPNYDITVRGAVSIGRRLSDPLAELVKIDAKSIGVGQYQHDVDQNLLKGELDTVVMRCVNAVGININTASKSLLSYVSGIGEKMAENIVTYRSENGAFEDRKQLKKVPRLGEKAYQQAAAFIRITNGKNPLDNSAVHPEAYKIVEKMAKDLKISLSELIGNKEKIAQIKIAEYCTPEIGLLTLKDIVKELEKPGLDPRKSAKVFEFDSSVKTIKDLRTGMVLPGIVNNITNFGCFVDVGIKESGLVHISQLKEGFVSDVNEVVKLHQHVQVKVTEVDEDKKRIQLSMIL, encoded by the coding sequence ATGAACAATATTGATTTTATTTCAAAACAGGTACCAACAGCAGTGGGCAACATACAAAATACCCTACAGCTTTTTTCGGAAGATTGTACGATTCCATTTATTGCACGCTACCGAAAAGACAGGACGGGAAATCTGGATGAAGTGGTTATCGAACAAATTTATAAACTGCAAAAGGAATATGATATCCTGACCAAGCGTAAGGAGGCTATTTTGAAATCGATTACCGAGCGAGGTAGCCTGACAGAGGAGTTAGGCCGTAAGATCCAGGCGAGTTTTGATTTGAATGAACTGGAAGATTTTTACCTGCCTTTTAAAAAGAAGAAAAAAACAAAAGCCGATACTGCCCGTGAAAATGGTTTGGAACCGTTGGCTAAAATTATAATGTCACAAAATGGAGATGATCTGGATCATGCAGCGGCACGTTATATAAATGATACAGTAGTCAATGAGGATGAAGCCCTGCAGGGAGCACGTGATATCGTGGCAGAATGGATCAATGAAAATAGCTACGTCCGTAAACAGCTCCGAAGGCTCTATCAAAGAAAAGCTTCGGTAACAACTAAAGTTGTGAAAGCAGCATTGGAAGAAGAAAAAGCCAAAAAATTCGAACAGTACTTCGATTGGTCTGAAGGGTTGCAACGCGCGCCATCCCACCGGTTGTTAGCAATGTTCCGTGCGGAAAACGAAGGCTATATCAAGCTGAAAGTTGCAGTTGAAAAAGAAGAAGCCCTGGAACTTATTACACAGGTCATTGTAAAAAATCCTAAAAATAAATCTGTACATCTGGAGCAAGCGATGGAAGACAGTTACAAACGACTGTTAGTTCCTGCGATTACGAATGAAGTGCTACAGGAAGCCAAGGCCAAAGCCGATGCAACGGCCATACAGGTTTTTGCCGGAAATTTAGGGCAGTTGTTATTAGCACCTCCTTTGGGTGAAAAGCGAATCCTGGCCATTGACCCTGGATTTCGTACAGGATGTAAAGTAGTCTGCCTGGATGAAAAAGGAGATTTACTCTATAATGAAACGATTTTCCCACATGCCCCTCAAAATGAGACTGCTATGGCAATGAAGAAAATCCGTTCGATGGTAAATTCCTATAAGATCGACGCTATTTCCATAGGAAACGGAACGGCGTCAAGGGAAACGGAATTCTTTATCAAGAAAATAGCTTTTGATAAACCGCTACAGGTATTTGTGGTAAGCGAAGCCGGAGCCTCCATTTACTCTGCTTCAAAAATTGCCCGGGACGAATTTCCAAATTATGATATCACAGTGCGTGGTGCGGTTTCCATTGGTCGCCGTTTGTCTGACCCTTTAGCAGAACTTGTTAAGATCGATGCCAAATCCATTGGTGTAGGACAATACCAGCACGATGTCGACCAAAACCTGCTAAAAGGCGAATTGGATACCGTAGTAATGCGTTGTGTTAATGCAGTGGGTATTAATATCAATACTGCTAGCAAGTCGCTGTTGAGCTATGTTTCTGGTATTGGAGAAAAAATGGCCGAAAACATTGTTACTTACCGTTCGGAAAACGGAGCTTTTGAAGATCGGAAACAGCTTAAGAAAGTTCCAAGGCTGGGGGAGAAAGCCTACCAGCAGGCCGCAGCATTTATACGGATTACCAATGGTAAAAACCCGTTGGATAATTCGGCAGTACATCCGGAAGCGTATAAAATTGTTGAAAAAATGGCGAAGGACCTCAAGATTTCGTTATCAGAGCTTATTGGAAATAAGGAAAAGATCGCACAAATAAAGATTGCAGAGTATTGTACGCCTGAAATCGGGTTACTGACATTGAAAGACATTGTCAAGGAGTTGGAAAAACCAGGACTGGATCCGAGAAAATCAGCCAAAGTATTTGAATTTGACAGTAGCGTAAAGACGATTAAAGACCTGAGAACCGGTATGGTGTTGCCTGGAATTGTAAATAATATTACCAATTTTGGATGCTTTGTCGATGTTGGTATCAAGGAAAGCGGACTTGTTCATATCTCGCAGCTAAAAGAAGGCTTTGTTTCGGATGTAAACGAAGTGGTAAAACTCCATCAGCACGTTCAGGTAAAAGTTACCGAAGTGGATGAGGACAAGAAAAGAATACAGTTGAGTATGATTCTTTAA
- a CDS encoding type IX secretion system membrane protein PorP/SprF, whose amino-acid sequence MKKIYTLILFCFLIKASAQELNIPTFTQYLADSPFVISPSYAGIGDNVKIRANGLTQWVGIKGAPDNQSVAADMRIEDRSGIGVFLYNDKNGNTKQSGAKFSFAHHLMLEKYSDQFLSLGISYNMNQFRIQIENFNGPDIGVTNNRAIVNHNFDVSALYRIHDFYFSFAASNILNKNLDKFAINEPNTLRNYQIYTGYTFKSKSSDLEVEPSVFYQLYESDGRSSTDVNLKLRMMSHGEDYYWAGISYRFLNDQMFTPLNIGPMAGIKKSGFYFAYSYQITTNEFISMNSGTHMITLGLDIFQGVSNCACTL is encoded by the coding sequence ATGAAAAAAATATATACCCTGATCTTGTTTTGCTTCCTGATTAAAGCCTCAGCCCAGGAGCTTAATATTCCTACGTTTACCCAATACCTGGCAGACAGCCCTTTTGTGATTTCGCCTTCCTATGCAGGAATAGGGGATAATGTCAAGATACGCGCCAATGGCCTTACACAATGGGTAGGGATCAAAGGAGCTCCGGACAACCAGTCGGTAGCTGCCGATATGCGTATTGAAGATCGTTCCGGTATTGGTGTTTTCCTCTACAATGATAAAAATGGAAATACAAAACAATCGGGTGCCAAGTTTTCCTTTGCTCATCACCTGATGCTGGAAAAATACAGCGATCAGTTTCTTTCCTTAGGGATATCCTATAACATGAACCAATTCCGGATTCAGATCGAAAACTTCAATGGGCCGGATATCGGCGTAACCAACAACCGGGCTATCGTAAATCATAACTTTGATGTTTCGGCCTTGTACCGGATCCATGATTTTTATTTTAGTTTCGCTGCCAGTAATATCCTGAACAAAAACCTGGATAAGTTTGCGATTAACGAACCCAATACACTCCGAAACTACCAGATTTATACCGGATATACTTTTAAAAGCAAAAGCTCTGACCTGGAAGTAGAACCATCTGTATTTTACCAGCTTTATGAAAGTGATGGCAGGTCGTCTACCGATGTCAATCTAAAACTAAGGATGATGAGTCATGGGGAGGATTATTATTGGGCGGGTATTTCCTATAGGTTCCTGAACGATCAGATGTTTACCCCATTGAATATCGGCCCTATGGCCGGAATTAAAAAGTCCGGTTTCTATTTTGCCTATTCATACCAAATTACCACGAATGAATTTATTTCCATGAATTCAGGAACACACATGATTACCTTAGGACTGGATATCTTCCAGGGTGTCAGCAATTGTGCCTGTACGCTATAA
- the rnr gene encoding ribonuclease R: protein MSKKLRKPVKKHTDFTEKILKILSQSPNKVFNYKQIAAKLEVDDTQSRNQIIKDLKLLSSKKSIDETEPGKYSLTVNSPDYYEGTIDMTSRKTAYFVSPDFEDDVFIPTNNLNKALDGDKVKIYVYNRRRGKKPEGEVIEIIERKKTDFVGVIDIQKNFAFVSTANPKMYTDIFIPKEKYGEAENGDVVLVHIEDWPAKADSPFGTVIKVLGKPGEHNTEIHAILAEYGLPYDFPVEVEAYAQKIDTSIEASEIANRRDMRDTLTFTIDPKDAKDFDDALSFKKLENGNYEIGIHIADVSYYLQEGTILDEEAYQRGTSVYLVDRVVPMLPEVLSNFACSLRPNEEKYTFSAVFEITNDAKLVNQWFGRTVIYSDQRFAYEEAQYIIETKDNTIPEEISITGAAYVVPDEIVAATLKLDELAKIFRRKRMADGAISFDKVEVKFNLNEEGEPTGVYFKTSKDANHLIEEFMLLANKKVAEYIGKQKKTFVYRIHDEPNEDKLINLQTVISKFGYSINFKTKGDISKSLNSLLTAVQGKKEQNLVDTLTIRTMSKAKYSTENIGHYGLAFDYYSHFTSPIRRYPDVMVHRLLQYYLDGGKSVDQEVYEEKCVHASNMENLATSAERDSIKYMQVKYMQDHQNEEFVGVISGVTEWGIYVEIVSNKCEGMCRIREIKDDYYTFDDKQYALVGEVSGNILQLGDEVIVKVKNADLVKKQLDFSFIRKNE from the coding sequence ATGAGTAAGAAACTAAGAAAACCTGTAAAGAAACATACAGATTTTACAGAAAAAATTTTAAAAATACTATCACAAAGTCCCAATAAAGTATTTAATTATAAACAGATAGCTGCTAAGCTTGAAGTTGATGATACCCAAAGTAGGAATCAGATTATTAAAGACCTGAAACTACTATCTTCCAAAAAAAGCATAGACGAAACAGAGCCTGGAAAATATAGCCTTACTGTCAATAGCCCAGATTATTATGAAGGCACTATTGATATGACAAGCCGCAAAACGGCTTATTTTGTATCGCCTGATTTTGAAGATGATGTGTTCATTCCGACCAATAACCTGAACAAAGCACTCGATGGCGATAAGGTTAAAATTTATGTGTACAACCGAAGAAGAGGCAAAAAGCCTGAAGGTGAGGTAATTGAAATCATTGAACGTAAGAAAACGGACTTCGTAGGAGTTATTGACATCCAGAAAAATTTTGCTTTTGTCTCTACGGCAAATCCAAAAATGTATACGGATATCTTTATTCCGAAAGAGAAATATGGGGAAGCAGAAAACGGTGACGTGGTACTGGTTCACATTGAAGACTGGCCAGCAAAAGCCGATAGCCCATTTGGTACCGTTATCAAAGTACTTGGAAAACCAGGAGAACACAATACTGAAATCCATGCAATATTAGCAGAATACGGCCTCCCGTATGATTTCCCTGTTGAAGTGGAAGCCTATGCACAAAAGATTGATACTTCTATCGAAGCTTCTGAGATAGCGAACCGCCGGGACATGCGTGATACACTAACGTTTACGATTGACCCTAAGGATGCTAAAGATTTTGATGATGCCCTTTCCTTTAAAAAATTAGAAAATGGCAACTATGAAATTGGGATCCATATTGCCGATGTTTCCTATTACCTGCAGGAAGGAACGATACTGGATGAAGAAGCGTACCAACGTGGAACTTCTGTTTATTTAGTGGATCGTGTGGTACCGATGTTACCTGAAGTACTATCAAATTTTGCTTGTTCTCTTCGTCCGAATGAAGAAAAATATACTTTTTCGGCAGTGTTTGAGATTACAAATGATGCCAAACTGGTAAATCAATGGTTTGGAAGAACAGTTATTTATTCCGATCAGCGGTTTGCGTATGAGGAAGCACAGTATATCATAGAAACCAAAGACAATACTATCCCGGAAGAGATTTCAATTACTGGAGCTGCCTATGTAGTGCCGGATGAAATTGTAGCTGCTACCTTGAAACTCGATGAGCTTGCTAAAATCTTCAGGAGAAAAAGAATGGCCGATGGTGCGATCTCATTTGATAAAGTAGAAGTAAAATTCAATCTGAATGAGGAAGGCGAACCTACCGGTGTGTACTTTAAAACATCAAAAGATGCCAATCACCTGATTGAAGAATTCATGCTGTTAGCCAATAAAAAAGTAGCAGAATACATTGGTAAGCAAAAGAAAACATTTGTCTATCGTATTCACGATGAGCCTAATGAAGATAAACTGATCAATTTACAAACTGTTATTTCAAAATTCGGGTATTCCATTAATTTCAAAACTAAAGGGGATATTTCAAAATCACTGAACAGCCTTTTGACAGCAGTTCAGGGTAAAAAAGAACAAAATTTAGTGGATACGCTTACAATTCGTACGATGAGTAAAGCGAAATATTCTACGGAAAACATAGGCCATTATGGTCTTGCCTTTGATTATTATTCTCACTTTACCTCTCCGATCCGTCGTTATCCTGATGTTATGGTGCACCGTCTATTGCAATACTATCTGGATGGTGGAAAATCTGTAGACCAGGAGGTATATGAAGAAAAATGTGTGCATGCTTCCAATATGGAAAATTTAGCGACAAGTGCAGAGCGGGATTCTATCAAGTACATGCAGGTGAAATACATGCAGGATCATCAAAACGAAGAATTTGTTGGGGTTATTTCAGGGGTTACCGAATGGGGAATCTATGTTGAAATCGTTTCCAATAAATGTGAAGGTATGTGCCGTATCCGTGAAATTAAAGATGACTATTACACATTCGATGACAAGCAATATGCTTTGGTTGGAGAAGTTTCCGGGAATATTTTACAGCTTGGGGATGAAGTAATTGTAAAGGTAAAAAATGCTGATTTAGTGAAGAAACAACTGGATTTCAGTTTCATACGTAAAAATGAATAG
- a CDS encoding putative signal transducing protein — MEDFITVAIFNYPHEITILKHLLTDSGIVYFFENETMSSIVPMYSQAFGGIKLKVHPNDLETVTEILDQFNRNNHLKIV, encoded by the coding sequence ATGGAAGATTTTATTACAGTTGCTATTTTCAATTACCCCCATGAGATAACCATACTAAAACACTTATTAACTGATTCCGGTATTGTTTACTTTTTTGAAAATGAAACGATGTCAAGTATTGTCCCGATGTATTCCCAGGCCTTTGGCGGAATCAAACTGAAAGTCCATCCCAACGATCTCGAAACCGTTACTGAAATCCTCGATCAATTCAACAGGAATAACCATCTCAAAATTGTATAA
- the rpiB gene encoding ribose 5-phosphate isomerase B yields the protein MKISIGNDHAGPEYKKAIVAMLTAKGHEVLNHGTDSEASVDYPDFGHPVAEDVTSGRADLGIVICGSGNGIAMTVNKHQGIRAALCWNKEIAALAKLHNDANIISIPARFTSIHQAVEMVETFLATEFEGGRHQARVDKIACS from the coding sequence ATGAAAATTTCTATTGGTAACGACCATGCAGGTCCGGAATACAAAAAAGCTATTGTGGCAATGCTTACAGCAAAAGGGCATGAAGTTTTAAACCATGGTACAGATTCCGAAGCCAGTGTGGACTATCCTGATTTTGGGCATCCTGTTGCGGAAGATGTAACTTCCGGAAGAGCAGATTTAGGTATTGTAATCTGTGGCAGTGGAAATGGCATTGCTATGACTGTTAATAAACACCAGGGCATTCGTGCGGCATTATGCTGGAATAAAGAAATAGCAGCTTTGGCCAAATTACACAATGATGCCAATATCATCAGTATCCCGGCACGTTTTACATCTATTCATCAGGCTGTAGAAATGGTGGAAACATTTTTAGCTACTGAATTTGAAGGAGGAAGACACCAGGCTCGTGTTGATAAAATTGCATGTTCCTAA
- a CDS encoding M23 family metallopeptidase, producing the protein MPEKRLKRQLIKKKLLDKNRLVILNEDTFEEIFSLKLTLMNVFVVITGSTIFLIAITTYIIAFTPLREYIPGYASSKLKKEATELAIKSDSLELVLQQNDAYITSIKKVLTGELELAKYDKDSIIAAEKNAAVSFKKSEADSLLRQQVAQEDKYNLFENAKPKVSLVLFPPVKGHISQKYDPKEKHYAVDIALAKNTPIKAIAGGTVLFSDWTPTNGNVIIIRHNDGIISVYKHCESVTKEQGDIVRTGEVIAIAGSTGEQSTGIHLHFELWKDGYPINPTNFINFE; encoded by the coding sequence ATGCCTGAAAAAAGACTTAAAAGACAGTTGATTAAGAAAAAACTACTCGACAAGAACCGATTAGTTATACTGAACGAGGATACTTTTGAAGAAATTTTTTCTCTGAAATTAACCCTGATGAATGTGTTTGTTGTCATTACAGGATCCACCATTTTCCTGATTGCCATCACCACTTATATTATTGCTTTTACCCCATTGCGGGAATATATTCCGGGTTATGCCTCCTCCAAATTGAAAAAAGAAGCCACAGAACTGGCTATAAAATCCGATTCACTCGAATTGGTATTACAGCAGAATGATGCCTATATAACATCGATAAAAAAGGTACTTACCGGGGAGCTGGAACTGGCTAAGTATGACAAGGATTCCATTATTGCCGCAGAAAAAAATGCCGCAGTCAGCTTTAAAAAATCAGAAGCCGATTCGTTATTGCGCCAGCAGGTGGCACAGGAAGATAAATACAATCTTTTTGAAAATGCAAAACCAAAAGTATCGTTGGTACTTTTTCCTCCTGTAAAAGGACACATTTCTCAAAAATACGACCCAAAGGAAAAACATTATGCGGTAGACATTGCCCTGGCCAAAAATACCCCGATAAAAGCTATCGCTGGGGGGACCGTTTTATTTTCGGACTGGACGCCTACCAATGGCAATGTTATTATTATTCGCCATAATGATGGAATTATCTCTGTTTACAAACATTGTGAATCGGTGACCAAAGAACAGGGTGATATTGTAAGGACCGGGGAGGTAATTGCCATAGCAGGTTCCACAGGGGAACAATCTACAGGCATACACCTGCATTTTGAATTATGGAAAGACGGATACCCTATTAATCCTACGAATTTTATTAATTTTGAATAG
- a CDS encoding LysE family translocator — translation MIDDIITGIPLGFFLSFMIGPVFFVLLETSVTKGFRAAMTFDLGVILGDVVFISIAYFSSYRLIQSLKDEPALFLFGGIIMLTYGVMTFMRLTKAGKNPIDKIEVEIVKKNYFSLFIKGFLLNFINIGVLGFWLAIILTFGPKLDMEPSRMLVFFAAVLATYFLTDVGKVLLAKQLKSKLTISNINKIKKSISIVLIVFGLILIFQGYFPGEKKLVNDALHKIEKKN, via the coding sequence ATGATTGATGATATTATAACGGGTATCCCTTTGGGCTTTTTTTTAAGCTTCATGATTGGACCGGTATTTTTTGTACTTCTGGAAACCAGTGTTACAAAAGGCTTTAGAGCTGCAATGACATTTGATCTGGGTGTGATTTTAGGGGATGTGGTTTTTATTTCGATTGCCTATTTCAGTAGTTATCGCCTGATACAAAGTTTAAAAGATGAGCCTGCCTTATTCCTTTTTGGAGGAATTATTATGCTTACCTATGGTGTTATGACCTTTATGAGACTGACAAAAGCAGGTAAAAACCCGATTGATAAGATAGAAGTTGAAATTGTTAAAAAGAATTATTTCAGCTTATTCATAAAAGGATTTTTACTGAATTTTATCAATATTGGAGTATTGGGATTCTGGTTAGCGATCATCCTGACTTTTGGACCTAAACTGGATATGGAACCTTCCAGAATGCTTGTTTTCTTTGCTGCCGTTTTAGCCACTTATTTCCTTACAGATGTTGGAAAAGTATTGCTGGCAAAACAATTGAAAAGCAAACTGACCATTTCCAATATCAATAAGATTAAGAAATCCATTAGTATTGTTTTGATTGTCTTTGGGTTGATCCTTATTTTTCAGGGTTACTTTCCAGGAGAGAAAAAATTGGTAAACGATGCGTTACACAAAATAGAAAAGAAGAATTAA
- a CDS encoding head GIN domain-containing protein, with translation MKKIIIAAFLLVAQANFAQTVTKETGDFDEVKVFDRISLQMIQSKENKIEITGARSEDVEVINKNGELKIRMKFSKLLKGEEVTAKLYFKNIDNLEASEGSYVSSEDTLKAVSFEINAREGAEIKVKLDVDKLKSRTTRGGILKLSGKATNQEASITTGGIIEARNLATSQTTIKITTGGEADVSATDLVDANVKAGGTITIYGKPKKINQKTILGGSIVEAGK, from the coding sequence ATGAAAAAAATAATTATTGCAGCTTTCCTGTTAGTAGCACAGGCAAATTTTGCACAAACCGTGACCAAAGAAACAGGTGATTTTGATGAAGTAAAAGTTTTTGACCGTATCTCGCTACAGATGATTCAGTCGAAAGAAAACAAGATTGAAATTACAGGTGCCCGAAGTGAAGATGTAGAAGTCATCAACAAAAATGGTGAACTTAAAATCCGTATGAAATTTAGCAAACTCCTGAAAGGAGAAGAAGTTACAGCCAAGCTTTATTTTAAAAATATTGATAATCTGGAAGCCAGTGAAGGATCGTATGTATCATCTGAAGATACTTTAAAAGCGGTATCTTTTGAAATCAATGCCAGAGAAGGTGCTGAAATAAAAGTAAAATTAGATGTTGATAAATTAAAATCAAGAACTACACGTGGTGGAATTCTGAAATTATCAGGTAAAGCCACCAATCAGGAAGCATCTATTACTACCGGTGGTATTATTGAAGCGAGAAACCTGGCCACAAGCCAGACTACAATCAAGATTACAACAGGTGGTGAGGCAGATGTAAGTGCTACTGATCTTGTAGATGCCAATGTGAAAGCAGGTGGTACCATCACGATCTACGGAAAACCTAAGAAAATCAATCAGAAAACGATCCTTGGAGGTTCTATTGTGGAGGCTGGAAAATAG